The Achromobacter pestifer genome includes a region encoding these proteins:
- a CDS encoding VOC family protein encodes MSDTNFVIFYVEKPAASAAFYSALLQRPPLESSPTFALFRLDSGLMLGLWSRYTVEPAAAGRGGATELAFTVPDAQALDRRHLDWSLRGLPILQAPTDMDFGRTFVALDPDGHRLRVFAPAPQEQAAEQAAPAMASA; translated from the coding sequence ATGTCAGACACCAATTTCGTGATTTTCTACGTCGAAAAGCCGGCCGCCAGCGCGGCGTTCTACAGCGCCCTGCTGCAGCGTCCGCCCCTGGAAAGCTCGCCCACTTTCGCGCTGTTCAGGCTGGATTCCGGCCTGATGCTGGGCCTGTGGTCGCGTTATACCGTGGAGCCTGCCGCCGCTGGCCGCGGCGGCGCGACCGAACTGGCCTTCACCGTTCCCGACGCGCAGGCGCTGGACCGCCGCCACCTGGACTGGAGCCTGCGCGGCCTGCCCATCCTGCAGGCGCCCACCGACATGGATTTCGGCCGAACCTTCGTGGCGCTGGATCCCGACGGCCACCGGCTGCGCGTGTTCGCGCCGGCGCCTCAGGAACAGGCCGCGGAGCAGGCCGCGCCCGCCATGGCCAGCGCTTGA
- a CDS encoding helix-turn-helix transcriptional regulator — protein MSRTERLLGLMQTLRCHRRPVSGRQLAADLGVSIRTLYRDIATLQSQGAEIEGEPGVGYVLRPGFMLPPLMFSTEEIEALVLGTRWVADRADPRLAQAASNALAKIGAVLPAELRDGLDAIPLLVGPSAMQVVDRVDLSLIRQAIRCEQKIDITYRDDKGADSTRVIWPFALGFFDSVRIVMAWCELRQDFRHFRTDRIATLTPGARYPKRRHALLKEWRAIDRSPKQCG, from the coding sequence ATGTCCCGCACCGAACGCCTCCTGGGCCTGATGCAGACCTTGCGCTGCCATCGCCGCCCCGTCAGCGGCCGCCAGCTGGCCGCCGACCTCGGCGTCAGCATCCGCACGCTGTACCGCGACATCGCCACCCTGCAATCGCAGGGCGCCGAGATCGAGGGCGAGCCGGGCGTGGGCTACGTGCTGCGGCCCGGTTTCATGCTGCCGCCGCTGATGTTCAGCACCGAAGAGATCGAGGCGCTGGTGCTGGGCACCCGCTGGGTGGCCGACCGTGCCGACCCGCGCCTGGCGCAGGCCGCGAGCAACGCGCTGGCCAAGATCGGCGCGGTGCTGCCGGCGGAACTGCGCGACGGGCTGGACGCGATACCGCTCTTGGTCGGTCCCAGCGCGATGCAGGTGGTGGACCGCGTGGACCTGTCGCTGATCCGCCAGGCCATACGCTGCGAACAGAAGATCGACATCACCTACCGCGACGACAAGGGCGCCGATTCCACGCGGGTGATCTGGCCGTTTGCGCTGGGTTTCTTCGACAGCGTGCGCATCGTCATGGCCTGGTGCGAACTGCGCCAGGATTTCCGCCATTTCCGCACCGACCGCATCGCCACGCTGACGCCGGGCGCGCGTTATCCCAAGCGCCGCCATGCGCTGCTGAAGGAGTGGCGCGCGATCGATCGCTCGCCCAAACAATGCGGATGA
- a CDS encoding LysR family transcriptional regulator, producing MSDAQSLPYLRRLDMNLLLTFDALMRTRSATASSALLHKTQPAISRDLARLRLRLEDPLLVVVKGRFIPTERALELHSAVHDALAQIESALRPPEAFDPAKAGGVVNIGTGAHSEILLAAPLIERLHRAAPGITLRFQSVHGDFVPDDLDAERLDLAIGLFGKVPARFHRDTLFKDRRVCVVSAKHPWAGRGALTLADLPSIKWFAFAQMYGRETNFDRALKPDAARLEFSAYLSGFGITPYVLLDTDYATTMPASVARAHARHFPLATLELPASLRKIELVMVWPRRLHTSPLQAWLRGLIREVLRERAGAPAAGAA from the coding sequence ATGAGCGACGCCCAATCCTTGCCCTATCTGCGCCGGCTGGACATGAACCTGCTGCTGACGTTCGACGCCCTCATGCGCACGCGCAGCGCCACGGCCAGTTCGGCCCTGCTGCACAAGACGCAGCCGGCCATCAGCCGCGACCTGGCGCGCTTGCGCCTGCGGCTGGAGGACCCCTTGCTGGTGGTGGTGAAAGGCCGTTTCATCCCGACGGAGCGCGCGCTGGAGCTGCATTCGGCGGTGCACGACGCGCTGGCGCAGATCGAATCCGCGCTGCGTCCGCCGGAAGCCTTCGATCCTGCCAAGGCCGGCGGCGTGGTCAATATCGGCACCGGCGCGCACAGCGAGATCCTGTTGGCGGCGCCCCTGATCGAACGCCTGCATCGCGCCGCACCCGGCATCACGCTGCGCTTCCAGTCCGTGCACGGGGATTTCGTTCCCGACGATCTCGACGCGGAACGCCTGGACTTGGCCATCGGCCTGTTCGGCAAGGTACCGGCGCGGTTCCACCGCGACACGCTGTTCAAGGACCGGCGCGTCTGCGTGGTGTCGGCCAAACATCCCTGGGCCGGGCGGGGCGCGCTGACGCTGGCGGACCTGCCGTCCATCAAGTGGTTTGCCTTCGCCCAGATGTACGGCCGGGAGACCAACTTCGACCGGGCGCTCAAGCCGGACGCGGCCCGCCTGGAGTTTTCGGCCTATCTGTCGGGCTTTGGCATCACGCCCTATGTGCTGCTGGACACCGATTACGCGACCACCATGCCGGCCAGCGTGGCGCGCGCGCACGCCCGGCATTTTCCGCTGGCGACGCTGGAGCTGCCCGCCAGCCTGCGCAAGATCGAGCTGGTGATGGTGTGGCCGCGGCGCCTGCACACCTCGCCGCTGCAGGCCTGGCTGCGCGGGCTGATCCGCGAGGTGCTGCGGGAACGCGCGGGCGCTCCCGCAGCCGGCGCGGCTTAG
- a CDS encoding CopD family protein, translating into MLYAALKFIHLMAVILWVGGMLFAHCFLRPAAAQLEPPVRLRLMASVLGPFLNAVLAAIVLILFSGAVMIGQEASQAAQTGGAFFMPRSWTLMASGGLVMTAIYAYIRFVLYPQLRAAVAAADWPQGGQAMGGIRRWVGINLLLGIAIVAIVFLG; encoded by the coding sequence ATGCTCTATGCCGCGCTCAAATTCATCCACCTGATGGCCGTGATCCTCTGGGTCGGGGGCATGCTGTTCGCGCACTGTTTCCTGCGGCCGGCGGCCGCGCAGCTGGAACCGCCGGTACGGCTGCGGCTGATGGCGTCCGTGCTGGGGCCGTTCCTGAACGCCGTGCTGGCGGCCATCGTGCTGATCCTGTTTTCCGGCGCGGTCATGATCGGCCAGGAAGCCAGCCAGGCCGCGCAGACGGGCGGCGCCTTCTTCATGCCGCGCAGCTGGACCCTCATGGCCTCGGGCGGCCTGGTCATGACGGCCATCTACGCCTATATCCGCTTCGTGCTCTACCCGCAGCTGCGGGCGGCGGTCGCAGCCGCGGACTGGCCCCAGGGCGGGCAAGCCATGGGCGGCATCCGCCGCTGGGTCGGCATCAACCTGCTGCTGGGCATCGCCATCGTGGCCATCGTCTTTCTGGGGTAG
- a CDS encoding tripartite tricarboxylate transporter substrate binding protein, giving the protein MNPLGLTAARWRASPRRWMAAALTGAALLMGAAQPAVAAFPERPVTLVVPFPAGGTPDILARLLSDSLAKRLGQPLIVENRAGAGGNIGAQAVARAAPDGYTLLMCAFGCTVAPSLYQPAPYDIVKDFAPVAMVGTVPSVLVVNPKVPAQTVAELLAYARAHPGKLNSASSGVGGSAHLATELLKLRTGIDVAHIPYKGAGQVAADLLGGQVDMYFDNLPASLANIRAGKLRALAVASAKRAPAIPDVPTFAEAGVADFLITPWFGIMAPAGTPDATLAALHGAFNDALQAPEVAAKMRELGVETAAGPRQALGDFVVAETARWKDVIQANHIRAE; this is encoded by the coding sequence ATGAACCCCTTGGGCCTGACCGCCGCGCGCTGGCGCGCTTCCCCCCGCCGCTGGATGGCGGCCGCGCTGACCGGTGCGGCGCTGCTCATGGGCGCCGCCCAGCCGGCCGTGGCCGCCTTCCCCGAACGTCCCGTGACGCTGGTGGTGCCCTTCCCCGCTGGCGGCACGCCCGACATCCTGGCACGCCTCCTCAGCGACAGCCTGGCCAAGCGCTTGGGCCAGCCGCTGATCGTGGAAAACCGCGCCGGCGCCGGCGGCAATATCGGCGCGCAGGCCGTGGCCCGCGCCGCGCCCGACGGCTACACGCTGCTGATGTGCGCCTTCGGCTGCACGGTCGCGCCCTCGCTCTACCAGCCCGCCCCCTACGACATCGTCAAGGATTTCGCTCCTGTGGCCATGGTCGGCACGGTGCCCAGCGTGCTGGTCGTCAATCCCAAGGTGCCGGCGCAAACCGTGGCCGAGCTGCTGGCCTACGCCCGCGCCCATCCGGGCAAGCTGAACTCGGCCTCGTCGGGCGTGGGCGGCTCGGCCCACCTGGCCACGGAACTGCTGAAGCTGCGCACCGGCATCGACGTGGCGCACATCCCCTACAAGGGCGCCGGGCAGGTCGCGGCCGACCTGCTGGGCGGGCAGGTCGACATGTATTTCGACAACCTGCCGGCTTCGCTGGCGAACATCCGCGCGGGCAAGCTACGGGCCCTGGCCGTGGCCAGCGCCAAGCGCGCGCCGGCCATTCCGGACGTGCCGACCTTCGCCGAGGCCGGCGTGGCCGACTTCCTGATCACGCCCTGGTTCGGCATCATGGCCCCGGCCGGCACGCCGGACGCCACGCTGGCCGCGCTGCACGGCGCCTTCAACGACGCCTTGCAGGCGCCCGAGGTCGCCGCCAAGATGCGCGAATTGGGCGTGGAAACCGCCGCCGGCCCGCGCCAGGCGCTAGGGGACTTCGTAGTGGCCGAAACCGCGCGCTGGAAGGACGTGATCCAGGCCAACCACATCCGGGCGGAATGA